Proteins encoded by one window of Rhodamnia argentea isolate NSW1041297 chromosome 6, ASM2092103v1, whole genome shotgun sequence:
- the LOC115753212 gene encoding phytoene synthase 2, chloroplastic-like, translating into MGSTCSPVPKPFHTVIIGRPRTRKYGVLVRAQVTVAPKSSGLHTLPELPKQVISLNDLQLVEIVEKQSQTGSLFPDGEHRKPQFHPAFLDEAYERCRKLCAEYAKTFYLGTLLMTEERQKAIWAIYVWCRRTDELVDGPNATYMSSAVLDQWEERLQDVFDGRPYDMLDTALTDTVFKFPIDIKPFRDMIEGMRMDTRKCRYENFRELYLYCYYVAGTVGLMSVPVMGIAPDSSSSTQSIYNAALYLGIGNQLTNILRDVGEDALRGRVYLPQDELAQFGLSDKDVFSRKVTDSWREFMKQQITRARFYFNMAEEGASNLNKASRWPVWSSLMIYRQILDEIEENDYDNLTKRAYVGRTKKLLTLPLAYSRAFSGPT; encoded by the exons ATGGGTTCGACGTGTTCTCCAGTACCAAAGCCTTTCCACACGGTGATTATCGGCAGGCCAAGGACTCGGAAATATGGCGTTTTGGTAAGAGCCCAAGTGACGGTCGCTCCTAAGAGTTCCGGCCTTCACACTCTTCCTGAGCTGCCAAAGCAAGTGATTTCTCTCAATGATCTGCAGTTGGTTGAGATTGTCGAAAAGCAGTCTCAGACTGGCAGCCTTTTCCCAGATGGTGAGCACCGGAAGCCGCAGTTTCATCCAGCTTTTCTTGATGAGGCCTACGAAAGGTGTCGGAAGCTATGCGCTGAATACGCTAAAACATTTTATCTAG GAACTCTATTGATGACAGAGGAAAGGCAGAAGGCCATATGGGCAATATACG TATGGTGCAGAAGAACGGACGAATTGGTCGATGGTCCCAACGCCACCTACATGAGCTCCGCCGTTCTCGATCAGTGGGAAGAGCGTCTTCAGGACGTATTTGACGGACGCCCTTATGATATGCTCGACACCGCGCTTACAGACACCGTGTTCAAATTCCCTATAGACATTAAG CCCTTCAGGGACATGATTGAGGGGATGAGAATGGACACTAGAAAATGCCGCTACGAGAACTTTCGGGAGCTTTATCTCTACTGCTACTACGTCGCTGGAACGGTTGGCCTAATGAGTGTTCCGGTGATGGGAATCGCACCAGATTCTTCCAGTTCCACTCAGAGCATATACAATGCGGCTCTATATTTGGGTATCGGAAATCAACTAACCAACATTCTCCGGGACGTCGGGGAGGA TGCCCTGAGGGGCAGGGTTTACCTTCCTCAGGATGAGCTTGCGCAGTTTGGGTTAAGCGACAAGGATGTTTTCTCAAGAAAGGTGACTGATAGCTGGAGGGAGTTCATGAAACAGCAGATCACCAGGGCAAGATTTTATTTCAACATGGCCGAGGAAGGAGCTTCTAATCTCAACAAGGCCAGCCGGTGGCCG GTGTGGTCATCGTTAATGATATACCGCCAGATCCTGGACGAGATTGAGGAGAATGACTACGACAACTTGACGAAGAGAGCTTATGTCGGGAGGACTAAGAAGCTTCTTACTTTGCCTCTGGCATACAGTAGAGCGTTCTCAGGGCCTACCTAG
- the LOC115753211 gene encoding probable polyamine transporter At3g13620, whose protein sequence is MPKNPHRATRRLNSPLRPLPPPRPPRSSPSSRSSSSSTSRSLAGPTAKSPLCKPRGPCWPSWASPSSPSYGASRRPSSPPSSPPRSPATVASSSGPTAPLAPSSAPSWAPGSSSAASSTSPPSPFSASTTWRRSSQRSSRAGPDTSPSCSRTCLAAIVLGVVSLMPFLLMSLIAIPKIRPHRWVSLGQKGVKKDWNLFFNTLFWNLNFWDNVSTVAGEVDRPRRNLPLALLVAVIFTCVSYLIPLFAVTGAVSVHQSDWESGFHAVAAEMIAGKWLKVWIEVGAVLSAVGLFEAQLSSSAYQVLGMADIGILPEFFAARSEWFGTPWVGIMLSSLISIAVSYMDFTDIVSSANFLYSLGMLLEFAAFVWLRRKLPSLKRPYRVPLGVPGLMVMCLIPSAFLVVIMVLATKVVYLVSGLMTVGGIGWFFLMKSCKSRKIFKFSISAVEVASD, encoded by the exons ATGCCCAAGAACCCGCACCGCGCAACGCGTCGCCTGAACTCCCCGTTACGACCGCTCCCGCCGCCTCGGCCTCCAAGAAGCTCACCCTCGTCCCGCTCATCTTCCTCATCTACTTCGAGGTCGCTGGCGGGCCCTACGGCGAAGAGCCCGCTGTGCAAGCCGCGGGGCCCTTGCTGGCCCTCCTGGGCTTCTCCATCTTCCCCTTCATATGGAGCGTCCCGGAGGCCCTCATCACCGCCGAGCTCTCCACCGCGTTCCCCGGCAACGGTGGCTTCGTCATCTGGGCCGACCGCGCCTTTGGCCCCTTCTTCGGCTCCCTCATGGGCACCTGGAAGTTCCTCAGCGGCGTCATCAACATCGCCGCCTTCCCCGTTCTCTGCATCAACTACTTGGAGAAGATCTTCTCAGCGTTCGAGTCGGGCTGGCCCCGATACCTCGCCCTCCTGTTCTCGAACCTGTC TCGCAGCGATCGTGCTCGGCGTCGTTTCTCTGATGCCCTTCTTATTAATGTCCCTCATCGCCATCCCCAAGATTAGGCCTCACAGGTGGGTGAGCTTGGGCCAAAAGGGTGTCAAGAAAGATTGGAACTTGTTCTTCAACACCCTGTTCTGGAACTTGAACTTCTGGGACAATGTGAGCACCGTCGCCGGAGAAGTGGACCGGCCACGGAGGAATCTCCCATTAGCCCTTCTTGTGGCGGTGATTTTCACTTGTGTCTCTTATTTGATTCCTCTGTTCGCCGTGACGGGTGCCGTCTCGGTGCACCAGAGCGATTGGGAGTCCGGGTTCCATGCAGTTGCGGCCGAGATGATCGCAGGTAAATGGCTCAAGGTCTGGATCGAGGTCGGCGCGGTGCTGTCGGCGGTGGGGCTCTTCGAGGCCCAGCTCAGCAGCAGCGCTTACCAGGTCCTCGGCATGGCGGACATCGGGATCTTGCCCGAGTTCTTTGCCGCGAGGTCTGAATGGTTCGGCACTCCCTGGGTGGGGATCATGCTGTCCTCCCTCATCAGCATCGCCGTCTCCTACATGGACTTCACCGACATCGTCTCATCGGCGAACTTCTTGTACAGCCTCGGGATGCTGCTCGAGTTCGCGGCGTTCGTGTGGCTGAGGAGGAAGCTCCCGTCGCTGAAGCGGCCGTACCGGGTACCGCTGGGCGTGCCGGGGCTGATGGTCATGTGCCTGATACCGTCCGCGTTCTTGGTGGTGATAATGGTGCTCGCGACCAAGGTGGTGTACTTGGTGAGTGGACTGATGACGGTGGGCGGCATTGGGTGGTTCTTCTTGATGAAGTCCTGCAAGTCCAGGAAGATTTTCAAGTTCAGCATCAGCGCTGTTGAAGTCGCATCAGACTAA
- the LOC115753233 gene encoding probable polyamine transporter At3g13620, whose protein sequence is MASAEALETSDPSPTASLLDTPVPPAAPTAAASKKLALLPLVFLIYFEVSGGPYGEESAVGAAGPLFAILGFIAFPFVWSVPEALVTAELAAAFPGNGGYVIWAHRAFGPFWGSLLGSWKFLCGVINLASYPALCMDYLKLMISVFASGVPRYVAIFLFTSVLSFMNYTGLSIVGYTAVGLGVVSLSPFVVLTLFAIPKIDPKRWISLGEVGVAKDWTLFFNILFWNLNFWDSASTLAGEVEDPQRTYPKALFSAGLLACLAYLVPLLAAIGAIPLDQEDWVDGYFADAGELIAGEWLKIWIEIGAVLSVVGLFEAQLSSCVYQLLGMADLAFLPRSFGFRSAWFNTPWVGILISTLIALAVSYLDFTELISTVNFLYSLGMLLEFASFLWLRKKLPAVKRPFKVPMAMPGLVIMCLIPSCFLVYVMTVASKTVYILSAVMTIFAIFWYYFMKICKSKSWFQFHDVGEKLDDEE, encoded by the coding sequence ATGGCGTCCGCCGAGGCATTGGAGACTTCCGATCCCTCTCCGACAGCCTCGCTTCTCGATACACCCGTTCCCCCGGCCGcccccaccgccgccgcctccaaGAAACTAGCCCTCCTCCCCCTCGTCTTCCTCATCTACTTCGAGGTCTCCGGCGGTCCCTACGGTGAGGAGTCCGCCGTGGGAGCCGCCGGGCCGCTCTTCGCCATCCTGGGCTTCATCGCCTTCCCCTTCGTCTGGAGCGTCCCCGAGGCCCTCGTCACGGCGGAGCTCGCCGCCGCCTTCCCCGGCAATGGCGGCTACGTCATCTGGGCCCACCGGGCATTCGGACCCTTCTGGGGATCCCTGCTTGGCTCCTGGAAGTTCCTCTGCGGGGTCATCAACCTGGCCTCCTACCCTGCCCTCTGCATGGACTACCTCAAGCTGATGATCTCGGTTTTCGCCTCGGGCGTGCCCCGGTACGTCGCCATCTTCTTGTTCACTTCGGTGTTGTCCTTCATGAATTACACTGGTTTGAGCATTGTCGGCTACACTGCAGTTGGTTTGGGTGTTGTATCTCTCTCGCCTTTTGTTGTGCTGACATTGTTTGCGATTCCCAAGATTGATCCTAAAAGGTGGATCAGCCTGGGTGAGGTGGGCGTGGCTAAGGACTGGACGCTTTTCTTCAACATCCTCTTTTGGAACTTGAATTTCTGGGACAGTGCAAGTACTTTAGCTGGGGAAGTTGAGGACCCCCAGAGGACATACCCTAAGGCACTCTTCTCTGCTGGTCTGCTTGCTTGCTTGGCTTATCTGGTGCCTCTTTTGGCTGCAATTGGGGCGATCCCTCTGGATCAAGAGGATTGGGTAGATGGGTACTTTGCCGATGCCGGGGAGTTGATCGCCGGCGAGTGGCTCAAGATCTGGATCGAAATTGGTGCGGTCCTATCGGTCGTGGGACTCTTTGAAGCACAGCTGAGTAGCTGCGTGTATCAACTTTTGGGGATGGCGGACTTGGCATTTTTGCCCCGGTCATTTGGGTTCCGGTCCGCGTGGTTCAACACCCCCTGGGTGGGGATTTTGATCTCCACATTGATTGCGCTGGCGGTTTCTTACCTAGACTTCACGGAACTGATTTCGACGGTGAATTTCTTGTACAGTTTGGGAATGCTGCTGGAGTTTGCATCATTTCTTTGGTTGCGGAAGAAATTGCCTGCAGTTAAGAGGCCGTTCAAAGTGCCGATGGCGATGCCGGGACTGGTGATCATGTGCTTGATTCCGTCTTGCTTTTTGGTTTATGTGATGACCGTGGCTTCTAAAACTGTATATATACTGAGTGCCGTGATGACCATCTTCGCGATCTTTTGGTACTACTTCATGAAGATCTGCAAATCAAAGTCCTGGTTCCAATTCCATGATGTTGGTGAAAAGTTGGACGACGAGGAGTAA